In the genome of Montipora foliosa isolate CH-2021 chromosome 3, ASM3666993v2, whole genome shotgun sequence, one region contains:
- the LOC137996701 gene encoding CASP8-associated protein 2-like, with product MAMNDDYVEKTEASDGKTNSSFIVKDEDSLDFDLYGDLSVDLNQEMTYPELKKLHEESKQTIKKLEAEIKKLRDENLVLKKNISSLYLTAREEITRKDAQIKTLQDKEVRSRRFLAAIQREASANS from the exons ATGGCGATGAACGATGATTATGTCGAGAAAACAGAGGCATCTGACGGTAAAACAAATTCTTCGTTCATTGTCAAAGACGAGG ATTCTCTGGATTTTGATTTATATGGAGACCTATCTGTAGACCTAAACCAGGAAATGACTTACCCAGAG TTGAAAAAACTCCACGaagaaagcaagcaaacaaTAAAAAAGCTGGAAGCTGAA ATTAAGAAGCTTAGAGATGAAAACCTCGTGCTTAAAAAAAACATCTCTAGCTTGTACCTTACAGCAAGGGAAGAGATTACACGAAAGGATGCACAGATTAAAACTCTGCAAGATAAAGAAGTGAGAAGCAGACGATTCTTGGCAGCAATTCAACGTGAAGCATCAGCAAACAGTTGA
- the LOC137996700 gene encoding protein FAM76A-like: MSLFACTQCNGRYPFEELSKGDQLCKDCRKTFPLVTCTYCRLEFHLFRDTENKPVCKKCSYNFKMYGQPSCCEYCNIRAAFEGSKCSRCLSSEKKYGPPVSCQQCKLNCAFEKPMEARDKVDGKTLCLLCTLSYKRILHRAKKGEKRVGGLYEHKRDRKSKHAKLSKKENNDSPKDGKTPSVAAAALERIGSNRSSPLNAGLYSSMTNDANSEPIMLESHITELTELKEQVMNLKKQVQQKEQALIEKEKKITELKAEHWEKEKEFRQKIIQMQKDHADRIEGLQVESRNLKRQVALLSKADKSKPEKPVIASG, from the exons ATGTCTCTCTTTGCTTGTACTCAGTGCAATGGACGTTATCCATTCGAGGAGTTATCTAAGGGCGACCAACTTTGCAAG GATTGCCGAAAAACTTTTCCCTTGGTGACTTGTACCTATTGCCGTTTAGAATTTCATCTATTTAG GGATACTGAAAACAAACCAGTTTGCAAGAAGTGTTCTTATAACTTCAAAATGTATGGGCAG CCTTCCTGTTGTGAGTATTGTAACATAAGAGCAGCATTTGAGGGGAGCAAGTGTTCCAG ATGTTTGAGTTCGGAGAAAAAGTATGGTCCACCAGTTTCCTGTCAGCAGTGCAAATTGAACTGTGCTTTTGAGAAGCCTATGGAAGCAAGAGACAAG GTGGATGgaaaaactctttgtttgttgtGCACATTGTCTTACAAGCGAATATTACACAGAgcgaaaaaaggagaaaagagaGTAGGTGGACTGTATGAACACAAAAGAGACAG AAAATCAAAACATGCAAAACTTTCAAAGAAGGAGAACAATGACAGTCCTAAAGATGGAAAAACTCCATCAGTCGCTGCTGCTGCATTGGAGAGAATTGGAAGTAATCGAAGCAGTCCTCTGAATGCTGGACTCTACAGTAGCATGACCAA TGATGCCAATAGTGAACCAATTATGTTGGAATCTCACATCACTGAACTTACTGAACTCAAAGAACAG gTTATGAATCTTAAAAAGCAAGTTCAACAGAAAGAACAAGCACTgattgaaaaagagaaaaag ATAACTGAACTTAAGGCTGAACATTGGGAAAAGGAGAAAGAATTTCGACAGAAGATTATCCAAATGCAAAAAGATCATGCAGATCGGATAGAAGGTTTACAG GTAGAAAGTCGAAATCTCAAACGACAAGTGGCCTTGCTCTCAAAGGCAGACAAAAGTAAACCAGAAAAGCCTGTTATCGCCTCTGGCTGA